CGGCTTCCGCCGCCTCGGCCATGACGGCCGCCACCCCGGGATCGTTGACCAAGGCGGGAATGCCGGGATAGTAGGTCACCTTGGCTTCAGCCCCGTAAAGGGCTGCGGTATGCTGGGCGATGCGCTTCAAGGAGGCTACCATCTTCTCCCGCCAGTCGTCGCCCAGGGAGCCCAGGCTGCCCAGGAGATGGGCGTTGCCGGCCACCAGGCCGAAGGTGGTGCCCGCCTCGATCTTGCTCACCGTCAGCACCGCCGGCTGGGCGGGGTCGATTTGGCGGCTGACGATGGCTTGCAGGTTCACCAGCATTTGGGCGGCGATGAGGGCTGCGTCGATGTTTTGGTGGGGCAGGCTGGCGTGGCCCGCCTTGCCTTGGATGTGGATTTCAAAGCGGCCGGTGTTGGCCAGCATGGGCCCGGGCCGGATGCCCGCCGTGCCGTAGGGCACGGTGCCGATGAGATGAAGGCCGATGATGCTGCTGACCCCTTCCAGGACGCCGGCTTCGATGAAGGGCTGGGCGCCGCCGGGGTTCATCTCCTCGGCCGGCTGGAACAGCAGTTTGACCCGTCCCGGCCAGCGGTCCCGGTTTTCCGCCAGGAGCCGGGCGGTGCCCAGGAGGATGGCCGTGTGGCCGTCGTGGCCGCAGGCGTGCATGACCCCGTCCCGCTGGGACCGGTAAGGGAAGGTGTTGGCTTCCTGGATGGGCAGGGCGTCGATGTCGGCCCGGAGGGCGATGGTGGGACCGGGGCCCCCCTTGCCCTCCAGCAGGCCAATGGCGCCGGTGGGCGTGGGCCGCTCCACGGCGATGCCCATGGCCTCCAACTGCTGGACGATGAATTCCGTCGTCTCGTATTCCTCAAAGCTCAATTCGGGATACATGTGCAGGTGCCGCCGCCAGGCGATCACCTGCTCCGTCAATTCCTCATCAGGCTGCATCCAAGAGGTGTCCAAATCCAAGGAAATCCCCCCAGCCTCTGGTCTTGTCCGTCCACGGTAAGGCCAGAATAGCGAACAATATTCCAACTGACAACGGATGTCATTTGGGGAGGTTTTGGCGGAGGGACTGCAGCGGCAGGGATGGCCCCGGATCCCGGGCCTCCTGGGCGCAGACGGGGCACCGCCCCTGCCGGAAGGCTTCTTCCTTAAGGAATAGGGGTGTGGCGGCCATGCCTTCCCGGGCGCCGGCCTGGCGGCCCGACCGCCACCCGAGCCACACACCGAGAATGCCGCCCACCAGGAGGGGCACCAGCATGAAGGCCGCCCCGGCCGTGGGGCCTGCGGCGGCGATGAATTGGACCAGCCAGTCCCACCAGGCCGCCAAAGGGGTCCAAAAAGCCACCTTTACCCCTCCTTTTCACCGGCCGGACCCGCCGGGGCGGGGCCTTCGGAGGCCGGGCCTTCGAGGGCCCGCCGGGGTCGGGTGGTCCACGAGATGGCGCCCCCCACCAGGGCGCCCCCCAGGAACAGCCACGGATCCACGGCCAAGGCCACCAGGGCCAGGCCCGCCGCCGCCAGGGGGAGCACCAGGGGCGGTCCGGTCGTCGCGGCCCCGCCGTCCAGCCACTGGTCGGCCCAGTGGAGGGCGCCCACCAGGCTGACGGCCATCACCGTGAGGGCCGTGCCCGCGGCGGCCCAGCTGACGGCCACGGCTAGGGCCGATTCCTGCCAGCCCAGCAGCCCCGAAGGCATCCTTTCCCAACGGTCGCCGGCCATGCCCCAGGCATAGGCGGCGAGAAAGAGAGCCGCCGCCAGGGGAGCGTGGGCCGCCGTCCCCAGCACCAGCAGCACCATGGCATAGGGGGTGGCGGCCCGGCCCAAGGTCGCCGCCCAGTTGGGCTCCCCCCGCACCCGGTCCCGGGGAGCATCCAAGACGTCATCCATCAATTTGACGGCCAGGGCCACGGCGGCCACCGCCACCATCTTCCTGCCCCACCCCACCGGCCCGGCGCCGGCCAGGCCGGCGGCCGCCAGGAGTACCGGCCCGTCAAAGGTGATCCCAGACAAAGGCCAGCACCTCCCGGAAGCCGGTGCCCCGCAGGGCCGACACCGGCAGCACCCGCCGGCCGGGAAAGGTCCGGCGGATCACCCCCAGTCCGGCCCGGGCCTGAGGCAAATCCATCTTGTTGGCGCAAATGACGTAGGCTCCCCTTAAGGGGGCGTAGGCAGCCACTTGATGGTCCACGGCGCCGATGCCCTTCTCCCCCATCTCGCCGATCAGGGCGGCATCCAGAAAATGCAGGATCAACTGGGCGTCCCGCAGGGCCCGCAAGGTTTCCGCCATGGCCAGCCGCACCTCGGGGGCCTGGTGGATGGTGTCCGTCAGGCCCGTGCTGTCCCACAGGCTCACCTTCTTGCGCTGCTTGCGCCGGGGCAGTTCCAGCACGATGCTTTGCAGGTGCCTCGTTTCGTTGGGATGGGGGCTCACCAGCCGCTCCCGGGCCTCCGCCGCCGTCATGGGTACAACAGGGGCGCCGTCCCCCGCAGCGCCCCGGAGAACCAGTTCCTCAGAGCTGACGCCGCAATAAAGGGCAAAATTGAGCAAGAACAAGGTCTTGCCCACGTTGGGCCGGCCGATGACCAGGGCATCCTTGGCGGCGGTCATGACGCCCCGAAGCCCTCCAGATCCTGGCCCTGGAGCAGCATCAACTGCTCCCTGGTCGGGGGAAAGTCGCCCTGCATCAGGCGCAGGGCCTGGCGGCGGATGGCATATTCAATCAGGTTCCGGACGCCCCGGGCGTTGCCCAAGGCCGGGTCGGCCGCCGCCCGGAGGGTGAAGCCCTGCAGCTGGGACTCGGCGGCGGGGCTCAAGGTGTACTGCCGCTGCTGCAGCATCTGGCGGCCGATGGCCATCAGTTCATCGGCGGTGTAGTCGGGGAAAACCAACTGCACGGGAAAGCGGGACCGGAGGCCGGGATTCTGCTGCAGGAACCAGTCCATTTCATCCCGGTATCCCGCCAGCACCAGGATCAGATTGTCCCGGTGATCCTCCATGGCCTTGACCAGGGTGTCAATGGCTTCCTTCCCGAAATCCCGGGAGCCGCCCCGGGCCAGGGAATATGCTTCATCAATAAACAAAATGCCGCCCATGGCTTTCTTCAGCAGTTCCCGGGTCTTTTGGGCGGTGTGGCCGATGTACTCCCCCACCAGGTCGGCCCGCTCCACCTCCAGCAGGTGGCCTTTGGCCAGGACCCCCGCCTCCCGGAAGATGTTGCCCAGGATGCGGGCCACCGTCGTCTTGCCGGTGCCCGGATTGCCCCGAAAGACCATGTGCAGGGCCAGGGCGTCGGCGGCCAGCCCCGCCTCCCGCCTGAATCGCTGCACCTGCACAAAGGCGTGAAGCTCCCGCACCAGCTTCTTTACTTCCCCCAGGCCCACCAGGGAGTCCAGTTCCGACAGGCTGGTCTCCAGAGCCTGGTGGTTCTCCCGGTTCCGCTGCTCGGCGACGGTTCCGTTCTCCATCTGCTGGAAATAGTCGAAGGCCTGGACCGGCGTGAGGCGGCCCTCACCGATCCAGCGCATCACTTC
The window above is part of the Sphingobacteriaceae bacterium genome. Proteins encoded here:
- a CDS encoding GTPase domain-containing protein, with product MTAAKDALVIGRPNVGKTLFLLNFALYCGVSSEELVLRGAAGDGAPVVPMTAAEARERLVSPHPNETRHLQSIVLELPRRKQRKKVSLWDSTGLTDTIHQAPEVRLAMAETLRALRDAQLILHFLDAALIGEMGEKGIGAVDHQVAAYAPLRGAYVICANKMDLPQARAGLGVIRRTFPGRRVLPVSALRGTGFREVLAFVWDHL
- a CDS encoding amidohydrolase — translated: MDLDTSWMQPDEELTEQVIAWRRHLHMYPELSFEEYETTEFIVQQLEAMGIAVERPTPTGAIGLLEGKGGPGPTIALRADIDALPIQEANTFPYRSQRDGVMHACGHDGHTAILLGTARLLAENRDRWPGRVKLLFQPAEEMNPGGAQPFIEAGVLEGVSSIIGLHLIGTVPYGTAGIRPGPMLANTGRFEIHIQGKAGHASLPHQNIDAALIAAQMLVNLQAIVSRQIDPAQPAVLTVSKIEAGTTFGLVAGNAHLLGSLGSLGDDWREKMVASLKRIAQHTAALYGAEAKVTYYPGIPALVNDPGVAAVMAEAAEAVLGPGSVFEQRPVMVGDDFARYLQVVPGAYLFLSAKKPDQEETVPHHHPRFDFDERALAKGVAIMTRAAVRLLTQGEGADDARVASG
- a CDS encoding AAA family ATPase; its protein translation is MPGSIVHNPGPRTPGINGTPKGRGVKPRVVIAPPKSHPRNGEEVMRWIGEGRLTPVQAFDYFQQMENGTVAEQRNRENHQALETSLSELDSLVGLGEVKKLVRELHAFVQVQRFRREAGLAADALALHMVFRGNPGTGKTTVARILGNIFREAGVLAKGHLLEVERADLVGEYIGHTAQKTRELLKKAMGGILFIDEAYSLARGGSRDFGKEAIDTLVKAMEDHRDNLILVLAGYRDEMDWFLQQNPGLRSRFPVQLVFPDYTADELMAIGRQMLQQRQYTLSPAAESQLQGFTLRAAADPALGNARGVRNLIEYAIRRQALRLMQGDFPPTREQLMLLQGQDLEGFGAS